The genomic segment TAGAAGGAACTGCAGTGTTTGTGGCCTCAGCTCCACAGACCTGGTGCTGTCAGAGAACGCTTCCAAAGAGAAGTGGGCCAAAATTAGGGAGCAGTTGCACCTTTGCCTAAATACACTTGACGGGTGAACATGTAAACACTTATGAACAGCTGATGTTAAATAACTATTGAAATACCGTAAGGTAAATAAGCCTACTACCACTTGATTTCTTCAGCCCTCTTATGCGCTGTTTCAGATACGTTTAGCAGATTCCCGTGCTTGTAATTACGCACTcccaaaaatgtatttgcttttccatGTCACTGAAGGCAGTGTTATTCTGGAATAAGTAGAAGTGTGCACCTCTGCAATTGTGCATGTTTGATGTGAAGCCATATTTACTGTTTACTCCTGTTCCATTTTTCCGCTAAGTCTTTCAGAGAGAACTCTCtcagctattttaattttacttagaCGCTACTGTAAATGCTGTGGATATTCAAAGCATACGCTATTTCAAACCAAGATATCCTTGTTAGAAAGTTAGAAGCTGATGAGGAATTAAAAGCTAATTGAAGTGGATGTTGAGGTTACTGTTTTGCAGTAGATACGCTCTAGAACATCTACAGTAGTCTAATTGTAAAGATTGAGTGGTCAGTCCTTGAGATTAGTGACTAAATTGATTGTGTCTTAATTGTGTGGTACCTACCACAGGTTCTTAGAAAATGGCTGTTTAGACTTTGTGAATATCTGTGTTATTTTTGAAGGGTCCAGGGAAAAAAcactaccttttatttttttctcagatctAGATCAAGGAGGAGTTCCCGTAGACACTACACAAGGTCACGCTCTCGTTCCCGCTCTCACAGGAGATCCAGAAGTAGGTCATACAGTCGGGATTATCGGCGACGACACAGTCACAGCCATTCCCCCATGTCTACTCGCAGGCGCCACATTGGAAACAGGGTATGTATGCtacagaggagaggaggaggtgtAAACAGGCTTGAGTATGTCTTGAAGTCACTACATTCATTCCGTAGGGTTTTCCACAAAATCATTCTGCTTCCTGCACGGGTCTATTTAAAAGATATTGGTGAGGTTAATTGTCATTTGGTTTTTGGTAAACCTTGGATCTCTGTAAGTTTGCCTAGGATTGTGGGGTGAgttggtttgtcttttttttttaacagatgcCTTTAGAAGTGGTACCAGTGCAGGCTGATGTCAGGATACGTGCTGTATTAAATGAGCAGCTGTATACAGTGAAGGGCAGAGGTAGAATGAGGAGGGAGGATCATTTGACCTTACTTGAGAAAGGctggaaaactaaaatatttaattaaaagctgtCTTGATGGTCTCTTTATTAAGTGAGAGCATGCAATCCAGCTCGATTTTAGCTGCTGAGAGTCTCAGTTGACagaaagcaatttcattttcatgctaAAGTTAGGGGGCAAGTGATAGCTAAAACGAAGATGTGATCCAGGCCCTTCTCTGTATCCATAGTCAGTGGTCACCCACTCTGTCTGGAGAGAAGACTTCAAGTACAGTAACTTTGCGTGTTCTCATTATAGTTGGTACAGGACTCtgagaaatgcaaagtatttctgTGAAAGGGGGCTTTATATCTGTAGGTTTTATTGTAATAGAATTGTATACTTGCAAATTAATCCAACCTCAATCTAAGCAGTGTGTTGTTGCTGATATTTTGAGGGACTCAAGTTTGTAAAATACCATGCGTTGCAAATGCAAGCGTTTTTATTctgatctctctctcttcttagGCAAATCCTGACCCAAACTGTTGTCTTGGTGTATTTGGGTTGAGTCTGTACACCACGGAACGAGATCTGAGAGAAGTCTTCTCCAAGTATGGTCCAATTGCTGATGTTTCCATTGTGTACGACCAGCAGTCGCGGCGTTCAAGAGGATTTGCATTTGTGTACTTTGAAAACGTTGAGGATGCTAAGGAAGTAGGTTGGGGTATGGGCTGTATGGCATGTTTGCTGGGATGTGTGTCCTGTCCCAGGTTGTAGCCTAGGAAAGCTTTCTGTTCGACCTTTAAAGTGGCATAGGAACCTTTTGCGCTAATCCATTTGGCTAGATGAAATGATCATAATGCAAGCTAATGTCACAGTATCTTATCTTCCCTGCCTTCTCAGggcctaaaaaaaaaacttcgCACCTCATAATAAATGTCAGTGTCTTGGTTCAAAAGATATCTTCTGTGTACCAGAGGAAACAGTGAAAGGGCATGAATTCTGGTCCCAGTGCAGGCTGAGTTGTTGTATAAGTCACAAAAGCAATCTTCAGCCTAGCATGGTGCAAACTGTgccaacaagaaaaagaaaatagaaacacaTGTTCTCTTCAAATTATGAGGTGGAAGTTCTTTCCGAGCTCCACATGACCCTCTGTTTAGTATTACTGCTCAGAGTGCACCAGACTGATATTGCACAGTTCTCAAACGTTCAGGTGCCCTGTAGGAGCTTTAGCATGCATCCTGCTGACTTATGTAGAGCttcagaaggaaggagggggaagaagttttttatggaaataaaaggcCAGGCAAATATTTCTGGCATTCCTGGTCTCTGCAGGTGACTGCTGGAAACCCTAAGGGACTGGGTGAATCCAAGTGGTGTCGATACCACATGATAGATTACCGAGTGTGCTTACAAGTGCTATGGAACGGACAGGGGAAGGGGAATACAATTCCATCCTTGGGCCTGCCTTGGATGGCACTGTGTCTGTGGGCTCTGATTAGGTTTATCTTCTGCATGAGTTCCAATTCTTACCATCTggagtgtcttttttttttttttctccaaattcaGCATAAGACTTCCATGGTAGGTTGAAGCTTTGAATGTAGGCTATGCTacttggcaggaaaaaaacagtggtttCAGGCTTTTTACTTCATGTTTGCTTATGGCTCAAATATTAGTATATTCAGTGATATGGTAGATTTTGAGAATGTctttgaggggggaaaaaattaaaagagcaCTGATACATTGACTTAACTTCTAAGTATATTCTATGTTTAATGTTCCATGTTGGAGTAGTTACGATTTCCCCACACAAGCACTTTCAAAGGCTCCTCTTAATCATGTTAGAAACAGTTAGTGAAACAATTGGTAAATTATGTTCCTCTTAGGCATTTCGTGCAATGTAAGTCACCTTTAACTAATTACTGAGGCTTATATCCAGCTGGTTAGAATGTCTTAAGAGTTTATGTTCAGTATTTAAGTACGGGGCATATGTGAAATTTAGACTTGGGTCTTAACTGAGCTCTTCTAAGgcctttctaaatatttcatgcAGTGGTTAGGAACTTGTGTTGGTACTAAAGTTCATACCTACAGctaattgtatttttatctcTGCTTAGGCAAAGGAACGTGCCAATGGAATGGAGCTGGATGGAAGAAGAATCCGGGTAGACTTCTCCATTACAAAAAGACCTCACACACCTACCCCTGGAATCTACATGGGAAGACCAACTTAGTAAGTTacctcctgattttttttcctaaaacattaAGGGACAGGTTACATTGTGtcctgtgttttaaaataaataaaacccacagAACACCTCTTGTGTATATTCCTTTGAGACctgtttctgtgtgtttttcttagTTTATCAGGCTTATCAGCACATTAATGTGCTATTCTGAAAGCTAGCGTCTACATGTAGTTTGGCATGTGGGCACAAGAAGAACATATATCCTTGTTTCTGGTTTGCATGCTGCGCAGTATGTGGATGTTTCAGTACCGGGAGCTAAAATACGAAAATCATTGATGCCTAATCATATTTTTAACAAGTCTCCTTAGGAAGAGCTGTGCTAACACTGGTGTGGCTGTTTGGCAAAGCCTCAGAAAACTAGAGACTCAGCTGATAAAAGAGGTTCTTCAGAtccttttcaaaaaggaaaaatgcacacGGACTGCTATCAGTAGTAATATGCATCTTTCTACTCTTTAGTTATAAGGTGTTAATTTATATAGCACTTGTCAGAGACTGATGTAGTGTCAGTCTGGATTGTAATAAGCAGAAACCTGTGTTCATTAGTTATGCCAAAACATGAGTTATCTAAACATTTAAGTCTGCAGTAAGAATCTTTGTTAATTTCTAAACTATTTCAAGTTGTTTCTGATTAATGGATGTTCCCCTACGTGTTCTCAAATGCTAATGGCTTTGCAAGCTCTAGTTTTCAAGAGTACATCAACAAATACTATTGTGCAGCTTTGCAGTTTACCCTATCCAAAGTGTAAACATTTGACGAAGTTTCCAAGAATGTGAGTTGTTTTCCCAAGTGGTTTCCCAATTGTTTTCCCAGGACTCAGCTTATGGTATTGGTGGCTGTGTAGCTGATGTATTGATgctgtaagctttttttttttaatagagttgTTCTTCTAAAATAAGCTTTCTGAGAGTTAAAAGTGAATGAGGAGTTGCCATAGAATGGAATTCCTCATGTGCCTGCAATATCCAAAGGTTAAGAGGTTTCAGACAAGGAGGAAAGTAGCAGTGTTAaattcaagcattttaaaaagcaatgatttAAGTAGATCTGTTTCCATCTGCATAGATGGGAAACTCAGCCATCACTTAAACTGTGAGGACAGGAGGTAGTAATTTAAGCCAGTTAAAATGGCATGTACTTGCCTGAATGCACTGCAAacaatgttttatattttattaaatgtcaTTCTCTTCCATTACTTGTAGTGGCAGCTCTCGACGACGAGATTACTATGACAGAGGATATGATAGAGGATATGATGATCGTGACTATTACAGCAGATCATATAGGTGAGGCAATATTTGTAATTCTGGACTACTTTTTAAACTGTGCTTTCTTGTCTATGTTTCTACCTTTAGAAGTATGCCAATATGTTCTTAGGCTCATCTTAATTGTAGTTTCTTCGTACAAAATCTTTACCAAGAAGATTACTTGGTACAAATGAGATTGGTCGGAGATATACTTTGTGCTGTTTAGCAAGAGTTAGTCCATAATGCTTTTTTCAATCAGCAGTAAGtgttgaaaaacaaagtaacaTTCTCtgtactctttttttaaaagaattatttgttGATTCCTCTGTTACCATTAAAATGGTGGGAATACAGGTGCTCATTAATATCAGTTTGTGTTACAATGCCAAATTACTTTCTGAACGTAGTAGAAAAGTAGGAAATTTCAGTGGCCACCAGTATCCCCTATTAACGATGGACATCTCAAGCATTGCCAAAAATGAGGAATCAGAAGTTGGAAAATTACCTGTTCTATACTGgacattttcatgaaaaagctttttttttagcATACTCTTGTCAGGCTGTGTGTAGATGATCTGCTTGAAGGACTTGCATATCTTACTTCTGTCTGTCTTCAGTCCAAACTTAAAGTGTTCAACAGTAGCTAGCTTCACCAAAAGAGGTGTGAATGTTCAGGTGGCAACATAGATTGTCAGGTTAGTGAAGTTAGTACAGAATCTGTTGAAAATGCAGCTGGTACTTAATTGGTTTTGGAGATAGAGCTAGCTTATCTTCAGCATTCTCCATTTTGACTGCCAAATGAGCTTGTCCCATGTGAAATTCCCAGAATTTGACTGGGATGCTATTAGGTCGGACAGCAAGATgacaattcattttttctatcTGTAATTGCCCAGTGTTTAAGAACAATGTCAGTTTAAATGGTTGCGGAACCTGTGTTCAGTACGTGTAGCAGTACTGAGCTGTTTGGCTAGCTGTAATGCGTCGGCACTGGGTGCATTTGTGACCTCTGCCTGCTGACAACAGCGCATTGGAGATGCGTGCATTTGAATTGTGTTATCCTATTACACCtcaaagatgatgaaaataCTCAATTCTGTGATCCTCCTAGCATTCAGTGtgctcttctgttctttcctaCGTGtataagaaatatattctgtatGCTTACATCGGTATTTGTATGGTGATCCTCAATCACTGAAGGGCAGTTGtcccttctttcccctcctACTTTCAGacactttttcttcttacctTTAGCCATTGCTTCTGTCTGTTTCTCACCTCCCTGCCttgcttttctgatttaaagCAGGGGCCTTGCTTCTTCAGGTGCTTCAgccctgctggaggcagggaggggtgCTCCACCTCATTACAGTGAATGCAGGAGGCACAAGTGTTCTTGGCTCGTGGCTCTGGGAACACAGggtattttctgcctttgtcCATTTCCCTACTGTGTCAGCAGTTTTGAGTGTTTTGGAGAACTGTAGCAGGATAAATCTGACAGCATACACCAAGACTTACTGGTTTTGCCTTGCCGGCTGTTGTATGTAGGCTTTCGTGAAGTAGCTGTGACACAAAAGTGTATCTTTGACCaaactttctgtttatttcagggCACTAGGTGCAAAAACTTGCCCAGGATAGTTACCGCTATCGTGCTTAATTTACCTGCTGGATTTCAGTTCGTTATTTTTTAAGACATTGCGTGAAGCAGCTCCCCAAAATGCTGGGGAACACAAAACGTGTCTTGCAACATAGTCTGCTAAACGGTCTGTTAAGTGGGGCTTCTAGTTTGCTTctcccattttcccttttttttcccctggtggGGGGGATTGATGTAAACCTATCAACATGGCAAAGGCCTATAAGGACCATCAAAAAGTGTGGGTCTATGGAGTGTCTGCTGAGAGTTCTGTActgttggtctttttttttttttgcacttcaTGGTATGGATCTCCTTTTTCTTAAGGGTTGGTCAAGGTTTACTGGCCGTCCTTGAAATCTGCTGTTTGTTGCTTGTGTGTTCttgaaatgtaatttgtttGTTGAGGTTATGGTATAAGAAAAGTCTTCCGTTACCAGGTGTTACCTTTTGTTATCCCTGATGGTGAATTGTGGCTTGGATCTTTGTAAAGCATCATCAGAAGTTTGAATTACTTCACTTCTGGGTGCGTGCTAGTCAGCATAGTTGCAGAGACTGATAGTGAGTGAACAACTGACAGTGAGGAGGATGTGGATtaggagaggaaaagcaggCTAGTAATAAGTGATGTGAGAAGATGGACTACTTCAGTTAGTGTACTAGTTTGTGTAGTGTATCAGAATTCATGGCTATGCTTTGGTTCAGCTCTTTGAGGCAGTCATGCCCCCAGGCAATGTTCTGACCTTCCTGTGTGCTCTCCCATCCTGTCTGTTGTGTGAATTAGGGCTTTGGGGTAGAAATACTCAGGGTATTGACAGGTCCAGCAAGAATGATTTCCattccctgaaaaaaatctttttaaagcttCCTGCAGAAACTTTGTCTTCTTGGATATTAATATTGCGGATACTGAAATACAGCAGATAAAGATTGAAAATAAGCCATAGATGCACGTGGCTACTTGACAAATGCCATGGTCTGTACCAGTTAAATACCTACTTCTTATCCTGCAGGTGTTGGTCAtttgaaggagagagaagaataGTGTTGCATGTAAAAAcgtgtagatgtagagcttagtgcTGTGGTctaatggtggacttggcagtgcgAAGTTAAAGGTTGGAGcaggtgatcttagaggtcttttccgacCTCAATTAATTTGATATGCCATGGGTGCTCCCTTGACAGGAAAGTGTCTAGGGCGATATATAAACTTAAAATCTGTTGTGTACTCTGCCCCCAGAAAATCAATTGGTAACAATTActtggcattttctttcttcctaaccTGCTGTGTAGAGAAGCCTTAAGGGCATTTTCAGGACAGAGTTCTCATACTAAAACTTTAATTTCCCCATAATTTTCCCCATGTTGCTGTGGGATGCTTAGTCTTGTCTGGAAAAGTGTCTGTAAACTGAAGAATAACCTAAAAAGTATGCGTGCTGGCTATCTACCAAATGGGGAGGGAGGacatttggagaaaagaaaaaaaaaaaaaagtaaaatagacCTGCTGATTGGAAATGTGGTggtttttctgtcttaaaattGTAGCCTTTTTAAGCTGATGTGGGTCATCTGTGGTGGTCATCCCTGTTCTGTAATGCAAGCTTGATGCAGTCTCCTCCCAGTAATGCTTAGCTGTATCTAAATCTGTGGAGGTACTGGACTGGTCACTAAATATCATTCAATATTACTGTCTATTGTTTCTGTGCAACTTCTACGTGAGAagttttactgttgttttgaAGATGCCCTTGTTTAAGCGTGATTAAGTGAAGTGTTAAAACATAAGGGTGTCTCCTTTGCCCCTGCCTCAACCTTGAAATCAACTTGCTCGTGTTTCCTCAGGACAGTGAACTGAtctcactgctttaaaaaataaaaaatggcttGCTTGGAATGGGGTAAGCATCTGAGAACAGGAATGCTCTTAGAAGCAAAGGCTCTGTACCAATCTCAAACTGCTGCTCATTGGAGAGTATGCCGTTGTAAAATACAACATCGGGCAACTGAGCGTGAGTCCTCTCTTAACTGCTTCTTGCCACTGAATTCAGCCAACTCATTCCAGTGATGCAAAAATGAGTGTAACGAGGAAATAACTTTGTCCAGTGTAGGTACCAGATGCTTTCTTGCCTTCACAtcattttcctgtatttgaCAATACTTTTGCTTGTATGGCAATCTTTTTATTAGTTCAcgtttttaaatttttaaaattgatctGCTTTTATCTTCgcagaggaggtggtggtggcggaggaggaggatggagagcTGTTCAAGACAGGGATCAGTTTTACAGGTACAACAGGAAAGCTTTTGGTGTCTGGTAAACAATAGAGATACTCATATATGGTATTTGGGGGACGTTTGAATCCACTCTGGGATAGCTATAAACATACTAACAGCAGTCGGGTGGCTGCTGAATGCTTGCCACTTTGCAGTGAGCAGTACAATTCATTTCAAAGGCTCCCTCATCATTATGTAAAGGGGTGAGGTTAGTATAGGGTCAGGTTAGTGCAGCTTTGAACGGGAAAATCTTGTGAGCTATGGCAAGAAGTTAATGTCCTGAATGGTTTCCTTGAATGACAATTTAGGGGATTAGTGGAAACAggcaagaaaatgcaaaacttttGCCTGGATTGGAAGAGTATCGTAGAGTTGAGGGTGGGATTTGCAAGGTGGCAGCAGAGAATGCTGTTCAGATCAACTCTTCATCTagaacaagtattttaaattaaaagttaagGTGTGATTTGGCTTACTCTGCTTGTTTGGGATGTTCTTGGCTTGAAACACAACACTTGGACACAGATGGGAACACAAGAGAGcatatttcctttattaatcAAAAGTAGTATTAATCTGACTGTTTGCTcaaaaaaagggcaagaaaatcCAAATGTTTGCTCTGTTATCCAGTATAAATGTCAATCAGCTCTTTATGTGCTCGTTAGCTTCCCCAACTAAATCCTGATAGCAGGATTGAGAGAGACCCTCTAAAAGCTGCTGCCACTCATCTGCCACAGGCTTTAACGAAGGGATTGTTTATGTTGCTTTCTTCCACAGGAGGAGATCACCATCCCCATATTACAGTCGAGGGGGCTACAGATCTCGATCCAGATCTCGATCCTATTCACCTCGTGAGTAGTTACAGCtctcatttcaaaagcaaatttccACTTTGCCTGAACTTCTTCCTTAGAGCTTTTCTATCCCCTAACAGCTTCAGTGTGATTGGTTTTCTTTGAACCACGGTTCCCTTTAAAGTTTCATTGAGCAACTGGCAACCTTGAGGGCAGAGCAAATATTTAGTTTGCAACAAAATAAACTAGGTAATACcactttttttaagaaaaaaaaagtctgaagtaGCACTTCTTTCTTGGGAACCCAGTTACGACAGCACTTTGTAGCAGGTTGACAGTTTGGTTAAGTCTAGGACAGCAAAGCCAAATTGTCAATCCTTGCAGGTTCTGATACTGGAACTAAAATTCCTGACAAGTTGCTGAAGAGAAGGTTAACTCAGTCTGGGATCTAAACGGTGCTCTTCTCCAAATTGCTTATTTGCATGAAGgataaagctgtgtttttgcagAAAGTTAATAAAACACAATAGCATTCCTAGCATGATCCCTTTGTAATGGATACACCTGGAATGAATAGGTTCTGTTCGCATGTTTACCATTTGTGTCCAGATGAAAACAAGTGTAACTACTTTTCCTGATACACAGGGAAACTGGCTTCAGCCCCTGTTACAGTGTGTATTGCACGCTGAAACATCAGCCCTGTGCACATATGATGTGAACTGggctttttcttcaggaaggaGCTTACTCACAGAAGAGTACTGATGTACTTTGTTGTAGACAAATCACTGGGCACTTGAATTTGCAGATTTGAGGCACGTCTGTGAAATCAGACATGGAACTTGTAAAATCTGTTGATACTTGGAAGTCTAATTGTATatattgtttgtgttttttttcaggtcgCTATTAAAGCATGACATGTAGAGGAATTTCTAGCTACAGCCTTTGAGTTGAAATTGCAAGTTTGTggacaatatttttattgtctctTCTGTTTAAACAAGTGAACAGTGCCTAGTGAATAGGTGACTTTTACACCTTTTATGAAGACTACTTCTGTGATGTTAAATGCTGTTTCATTCTGCATATTTGTGTAGTTTGGTGCTTTGTTTCAAGTTGTGTTTTGAAAGGAGTAtgttttgcatgtatttttttagtCTCAATTTTGACTCCTGAAAGGTTTCTATTGTAAAGACAAACTGTTCAGTTAGTTTTTTCTACTGATTCCAAGGTATTCTGAAGATCAAAACCTGtgtaaaatgctttcaaaaagtgaaaaataaaataaaaagaagtttgattttttttcctacttactTTTTCCAAGTCTAAGTTACATATTGAAAGGGGACTACTGCACTTACATGGTATTCCATAACCAAACCATAGCAAAAAGTCCAGAAGTAAAATTCACGCTGTTTGTGTTGTTGGGTAATTGCTTTCTAGGTGTAATGTCTTCAGGTCTGTAAATCCAGGGCATAGAGAAGTCCGTATGAAACTTGTACAGtagcaggaggaagaaacatCGAAACGTCTATCACACTGTAGATAGACATGGAGCAAGACTTCTTGTAAACTCAAGTTAATGCTGCTAAGCTTTGATTGAGGTGGGTGAGCTGTGAAATTCTTTATCCCATGTACAATACAGACCTTTAAGTAAGGAGCTCTCAGAAATGGGGGAGGTTGTCTTTGGAAGTAGATAACTGTACATTTACAAAAGGCAATGTCATAACATTTAGACTACTTAGATTTCACTTCTTCACCAACAATTGTCCTTTTAAGAAGTACATCTTTATCTGCATATGTGAGTAAAATGCTGGATGCAATATAACTCAAGTGGTGCTTTCCTACCAGCTTTCTCCTTACAACAGTCAAACGTACCCTTTTTGCTTACTTGGATTCATAATCATCAGACACTTGCATGAAAATTACGTTTGAGAGTTGAGAGCACTGTTGAACTAGAACTTCCCTCAGCCTGGTAGTGCAGGTGACCAGCTCTCACACTTGTCCTCGTTTGGATTCCTTTTAAGCGCTACTGAGCGAAGGCTTTCATATGGCTAACTTCCAGGAGGTCGCACCAGAGGAGAGGATCCATGATCAGAAACTTGTTCCCacagtcttccttttacttttaAGAACACAAAACATGGCTGTATGAACTGCTGTGCTGGCACTCGGTGAGGAAGAGAAGTGCCACCAGAGCCATTGCAGGTCAGGATTTAAGTGGTAAGATTTATTACTGTAAGCTTGTCATACTTCCCCAGAAATGTGTAACCTGTGGGAGCTGCTCTAGTAGTCCTGTCAACCTAACACAAACCAAAGGCTTTAATTCAGCAAGTACATGCATAACATCTGAGCTATACCCCAGTTCTTTTAGGGACAACCAATTATTTGCTGTCCTGTAAAGGACAAATTGAATTTCAGGTTCCTCATAgctatttaatgaaaaaaggctattttttcattttaaaaaccgGCACTGGATCACTCATTTTGGTATTCAGCTATTAAGTTATCTGTTATACTTTAAAAAGACTGGGCAAATACCATCTTACCGCATAGTAAGTCTATGCAGTTGGATCTATGATCTAATGCTTTTAATACTACATGGTAGAAAATGCATTGACCTTTCCATGTTGGTTCACAGTGAGCGTATCTCATGTGGATGCAGCAGTGTACTCGTTTCTGGTTATATTCTGTACTGATGTAGGAAAAAAActtgcttttccattttgctcTCAGAAGGACATTTTGTCAAATTCTGTGCAATTGCATGAAATgaggcagc from the Cygnus olor isolate bCygOlo1 chromosome 9, bCygOlo1.pri.v2, whole genome shotgun sequence genome contains:
- the TRA2B gene encoding transformer-2 protein homolog beta isoform X1, with translation MSDSGEQNYGERESRSASRSGSAHGSGKSGRHTPARSRSKEDSRRSRSKSRSRSESRSRSRRSSRRHYTRSRSRSRSHRRSRSRSYSRDYRRRHSHSHSPMSTRRRHIGNRANPDPNCCLGVFGLSLYTTERDLREVFSKYGPIADVSIVYDQQSRRSRGFAFVYFENVEDAKEAKERANGMELDGRRIRVDFSITKRPHTPTPGIYMGRPTYGSSRRRDYYDRGYDRGYDDRDYYSRSYRGGGGGGGGGWRAVQDRDQFYRRRSPSPYYSRGGYRSRSRSRSYSPRRY
- the TRA2B gene encoding transformer-2 protein homolog beta isoform X2; amino-acid sequence: MSTRRRHIGNRANPDPNCCLGVFGLSLYTTERDLREVFSKYGPIADVSIVYDQQSRRSRGFAFVYFENVEDAKEAKERANGMELDGRRIRVDFSITKRPHTPTPGIYMGRPTYGSSRRRDYYDRGYDRGYDDRDYYSRSYRGGGGGGGGGWRAVQDRDQFYRRRSPSPYYSRGGYRSRSRSRSYSPRRY